The Methanolacinia petrolearia DSM 11571 genome has a segment encoding these proteins:
- a CDS encoding DNA topoisomerase I → MHLIIAEKNIAAQRIAGILAENKKPSVKREEGVNTYSFDDKVAIGLRGHVVEIDFEPGYSNWRSETHTPKSLIDAGTIKKPTEKRIVQLIKRLAKKADHVIIATDFDREGELIGKEAYEIVRAANKTVPIKRARFSAITKQEITSAFANPAELDFNLAEAGEARQVVDLIWGASLTRFISLAAKRGGNNILSVGRVQSPTLAMIVDREKEIEAFVPEPYWMISLDSETEEEKFEARHTEGKFWDKESAERSLKGTKEPLTVIDIKEGTRADHAPTPFDTTAYIVAASRLGLSASNAMRIAEELYMNGYISYPRTDNTIYPSSLDLKGILTELKKSPFKREVEWVSANMRPSPTRGKKSSTDHPPIHPTAAASKGDMDETAWKVYELVVRRFLATLSPDARWKTLKYTFDAGGEPYASTGQRLDYEGYRIVYTYSQAKEQALPVLAAGEKLPILDIRLEEKETLPPPRYSQSKLIQVMEELGLGTKSTRHDVIGKLFSRRYVEGNPLKPTLVGRAVTESLEDHAGLITKPDMTRTLEEHMEEIKKSILSKDSVVQESREMLHEIFESLEANQEDIGSEIMDKTAEERVVGKCPVCGKSLMIRTTKGMAQFIGCTGYPDCSFNIGLPSGQWGKAIRDNKICEIHGMNHIRLVRKGSPPWDLGCPLCNHISSNLETLNMIPSISKDLISNLHSHNIYTVYEIANENPEKLSKVTGISKEDSEKLIREADEVLELLRKRSELKKFVRKIIPPKRGRSHAKVLNMFFDAGIVDMESLARADKKTLEKMKLSAEEAESLSHEARLVYNKALLKEYGVPAVSLKKYFDAGFVTPEDFCYIHPAYLSAKTGLNIDTVYKHAAIVCEATGVRLPEKVSKKELESGRIELLSIEGLGEAMLEKLYMAGIVSRKKLCSADPEQISKLTGIPSEKITYFQEECK, encoded by the coding sequence ATGCACCTTATCATTGCGGAAAAGAACATCGCTGCACAAAGAATCGCAGGGATACTGGCTGAAAACAAGAAACCGTCCGTAAAGCGCGAAGAAGGTGTAAACACATACTCTTTTGACGACAAGGTTGCAATCGGTCTCAGGGGTCATGTTGTCGAGATCGATTTTGAGCCGGGCTACAGCAACTGGCGAAGCGAAACTCATACGCCAAAAAGCCTGATAGATGCCGGAACGATCAAGAAGCCGACAGAGAAACGGATTGTTCAGCTGATCAAAAGACTTGCAAAAAAAGCGGATCACGTAATCATTGCAACCGATTTTGACAGGGAAGGAGAGCTCATCGGCAAAGAAGCCTACGAGATCGTTCGTGCGGCGAATAAAACGGTCCCGATAAAGAGAGCGAGATTCAGCGCCATTACAAAACAGGAGATCACGAGCGCCTTCGCAAATCCCGCCGAACTCGATTTCAACCTCGCGGAGGCAGGAGAGGCGAGGCAGGTAGTTGATCTGATCTGGGGTGCATCGCTCACGCGTTTCATCAGCCTTGCGGCAAAAAGGGGCGGAAATAATATCCTAAGTGTCGGCAGGGTCCAGAGCCCGACGCTTGCGATGATCGTCGACCGCGAAAAAGAGATCGAAGCCTTTGTTCCCGAGCCTTACTGGATGATCAGTCTCGATTCCGAGACGGAAGAAGAAAAGTTCGAGGCCAGGCACACAGAAGGCAAATTCTGGGATAAAGAATCAGCGGAAAGATCCCTGAAGGGTACAAAAGAGCCTCTAACTGTCATTGATATAAAAGAAGGTACAAGAGCGGATCACGCCCCGACACCGTTCGATACAACCGCATACATCGTAGCCGCATCAAGGCTCGGACTTTCTGCTTCCAACGCGATGAGGATCGCAGAAGAGCTCTACATGAACGGTTATATCTCCTATCCGAGGACCGACAATACAATCTACCCGTCATCCCTCGATCTAAAGGGAATCCTTACCGAACTTAAGAAATCTCCTTTCAAGCGTGAGGTTGAATGGGTCTCAGCAAATATGCGTCCTAGCCCGACACGCGGTAAGAAGTCGAGCACTGACCACCCGCCGATCCACCCGACCGCAGCCGCAAGCAAAGGCGATATGGACGAGACAGCGTGGAAGGTATACGAACTTGTCGTAAGGCGCTTCCTCGCGACGTTGTCCCCCGATGCGAGATGGAAGACTCTCAAGTACACCTTCGACGCAGGCGGCGAACCATATGCATCTACCGGACAGAGGCTGGACTACGAAGGCTACAGGATCGTCTATACATACAGCCAGGCAAAGGAGCAGGCACTGCCCGTACTTGCCGCAGGTGAAAAACTGCCGATCCTCGACATAAGGCTGGAGGAGAAGGAGACGCTTCCGCCGCCGAGGTACTCCCAGAGCAAACTGATCCAGGTCATGGAAGAGCTGGGCCTGGGAACAAAATCGACACGCCATGACGTGATAGGAAAACTCTTTTCACGCCGCTATGTCGAAGGAAATCCGCTTAAACCCACTCTTGTCGGGAGGGCGGTGACCGAGTCCCTCGAAGATCATGCAGGTCTTATAACAAAGCCGGATATGACCAGAACTCTCGAAGAGCATATGGAGGAGATCAAGAAGAGCATTCTCTCCAAGGATTCGGTCGTGCAGGAATCGCGGGAGATGCTCCACGAAATATTCGAGTCACTCGAAGCAAATCAGGAAGATATTGGTTCTGAGATCATGGACAAGACTGCCGAGGAGAGGGTCGTCGGGAAATGCCCGGTATGCGGTAAAAGTCTCATGATCCGGACGACCAAAGGGATGGCACAGTTCATCGGGTGCACCGGATACCCGGACTGCAGTTTCAATATCGGGCTCCCCTCCGGTCAGTGGGGCAAGGCGATCCGTGACAACAAGATCTGTGAGATACACGGAATGAATCACATCAGGCTAGTCAGGAAAGGTTCGCCACCGTGGGATCTCGGCTGTCCCCTGTGCAATCATATCAGCTCCAATCTTGAAACCCTGAATATGATCCCTTCGATATCCAAAGATCTGATCTCGAATCTGCACTCACATAATATCTACACGGTATACGAGATCGCAAACGAAAATCCTGAAAAGTTATCGAAAGTTACCGGAATTTCAAAGGAGGACTCTGAAAAACTTATCCGGGAGGCAGACGAAGTCCTTGAACTACTCAGGAAGAGATCGGAGCTGAAAAAATTCGTCAGGAAAATCATTCCCCCGAAGAGAGGAAGAAGCCATGCAAAAGTACTCAACATGTTCTTTGATGCAGGGATCGTGGACATGGAATCACTGGCCCGTGCGGACAAGAAGACGCTTGAGAAGATGAAGCTCTCCGCAGAAGAGGCGGAATCCCTGAGCCACGAGGCAAGGCTGGTATATAACAAGGCCCTCCTGAAAGAGTACGGCGTCCCTGCAGTGAGCCTGAAAAAATACTTTGATGCGGGATTTGTCACGCCCGAAGACTTCTGTTATATCCACCCGGCATATCTGAGTGCTAAAACCGGCCTGAACATTGATACAGTTTACAAGCACGCCGCAATTGTGTGCGAAGCAACAGGTGTCAGGCTACCGGAGAAGGTATCGAAAAAAGAGCTTGAATCGGGCAGGATCGAGCTTCTCTCAATAGAAGGCCTCGGCGAGGCTATGCTCGAAAAACTGTATATGGCCGGCATCGTCAGCAGGAAAAAATTATGCAGTGCAGACCCTGAACAGATCTCAAAATTAACAGGCATTCCATCTGAAAAGATAACTTATTTTCAGGAAGAATGCAAATAA
- a CDS encoding phosphoglycerol geranylgeranyltransferase has translation MNSNWREWRHITKLDPDKSIRPGEVEAIATSGTDALMLSGTLNVTKENVTELREQVKEYGLPLVVEPADPSGVIFDDIHGLFVPSVLNTPEPVWIVGKHEYWVKNTKNIPWDLVVPEAYIVLNPNSSVGRVTRAVCNLPAEDVAAFATVADRYFKFPIVYIEYSGTFGNPEIVKAASEAVEDALLYYGGGINSKEKAAEMAKYADTIVVGNAVYDNGATVLRETVRAVK, from the coding sequence ATGAACAGCAACTGGCGTGAATGGCGACATATTACAAAACTCGACCCTGACAAATCGATCAGGCCCGGCGAGGTCGAGGCTATAGCAACAAGCGGTACCGATGCCCTGATGCTTTCAGGAACTCTGAATGTTACTAAGGAGAACGTAACCGAACTAAGGGAGCAGGTAAAAGAGTACGGTCTTCCGCTCGTCGTCGAACCTGCCGATCCTTCCGGAGTCATCTTCGATGACATCCACGGTCTCTTCGTTCCAAGCGTCCTGAACACCCCCGAACCGGTATGGATTGTAGGAAAACACGAGTACTGGGTCAAAAATACAAAAAATATCCCCTGGGATCTGGTCGTTCCTGAAGCATATATCGTTCTTAATCCCAATTCATCTGTGGGCAGGGTAACAAGAGCGGTCTGTAATCTGCCTGCCGAGGATGTCGCCGCCTTCGCCACGGTTGCAGACAGGTACTTCAAATTCCCCATAGTTTATATCGAGTATTCGGGAACCTTCGGGAATCCTGAGATCGTGAAAGCCGCATCGGAGGCTGTCGAAGATGCCCTGCTGTATTACGGTGGCGGCATCAACTCAAAGGAAAAAGCCGCCGAGATGGCAAAGTACGCTGACACGATAGTCGTCGGAAACGCAGTATATGACAACGGTGCGACTGTACTCAGGGAAACCGTCCGTGCTGTAAAATAA
- the gatC gene encoding Asp-tRNA(Asn)/Glu-tRNA(Gln) amidotransferase subunit GatC — protein MVTKEEVEKIAQLADITIDKEKLSGFTGQFNNILEYFDILDSVGMDEMEESDLYNVLREDVVTPPLTQEEALENAGETEEGFIVAPKVM, from the coding sequence ATGGTCACAAAGGAAGAAGTTGAAAAAATAGCGCAACTGGCTGACATTACAATAGATAAAGAAAAATTGAGCGGCTTTACCGGTCAGTTCAATAATATACTGGAATACTTTGACATACTTGACAGTGTCGGGATGGATGAGATGGAAGAGTCTGATCTCTATAATGTGCTGAGGGAAGATGTCGTGACGCCTCCGCTCACACAGGAGGAGGCGCTTGAAAATGCCGGCGAGACCGAGGAAGGATTCATCGTGGCGCCAAAGGTGATGTAA
- a CDS encoding DNA-directed DNA polymerase: MDQKQEQEPSQPVSVAINQVEYSNTAEGSIVHILGRDESGKAHEIRVKGFRPYFYAPVGQVEKVPTPDSAEVDFTHEYTSIRGEKLRRIYTRTPGDVRDVRDRYTHFEADILFTTRFTIDCGITGGITAPSEYADYTDISPCSLSVSPRVCMMDIECEDLNGFPDPNRDRINCITCWDSYDDHYTTFFWKNEDSPFKGSIKPSLENHTVQEFDSEKGLLMALVSYIREKDPDIMSGWNFVDFDIPYTLGRMKNLNIHEDALSRLPGVSSRAPVRGRAIFDLLTAYKKMQGARKESYRLDAIGEEELGEGKIRYSGTISELWIEDPQTLVDYNLKDVELCVGINKKNDIIEFYQEIARYVGCPLDNTINSSNIVDIFVLRKAHGKYVLPSKGFANAEEFEGATVFDPSLGVKENVVVLDLKSLYPMCMMTINASPETKDPNGELHAPNGIRFRKEPDGLTRSIISDLLAERDEKKALRNKYEYGSPEYKLYDIQQNVMKVIMNTYYGVSGYARFRLYDREIGSAVTSVGRAIIEHTRNVIEKMGFTVLYGDTDSCMIQLPPLDRGETINTAREIEAELNSSYSTFAKEVLGAEKHYFSIKFEKIYKRFFQAGRKKRYAGHLVWKEGQDIDKIDIVGFEMKRSDSSHMTKVVQLHVMELILKGSEISELKAYLKEIITGYRKGRYSLDDIGVPGGIGKALDAYETKDAQVRGAMYSNKYLGTDFKRGSKPKRVYVKNVTSKYPKTDVICFEYADQVPPEFIVDYETMLEKSIKQPISRIIEAIGLKWDDIDPSRTTLFDFGM; this comes from the coding sequence ATGGATCAGAAACAGGAGCAGGAACCATCACAGCCGGTCTCTGTCGCCATCAACCAGGTCGAATACTCGAATACTGCCGAAGGGTCGATCGTACATATCCTCGGCCGGGACGAGTCGGGGAAGGCTCACGAAATCAGGGTGAAAGGATTCAGGCCGTATTTTTATGCACCTGTCGGGCAGGTTGAAAAGGTCCCTACTCCGGATTCGGCCGAAGTCGACTTTACACACGAATACACCTCGATAAGAGGCGAAAAACTCCGAAGGATCTATACGAGGACTCCGGGAGATGTCAGAGATGTAAGGGACAGGTACACTCATTTCGAAGCCGACATCCTCTTCACCACGCGATTTACGATCGACTGCGGCATCACCGGCGGTATTACAGCACCTTCCGAATATGCGGATTATACAGATATCAGCCCATGTAGCCTGAGCGTCTCACCCCGTGTCTGCATGATGGATATCGAATGCGAGGACCTAAACGGCTTCCCAGATCCCAACCGCGACAGGATCAACTGCATCACATGCTGGGACTCATACGACGATCATTATACCACTTTCTTCTGGAAGAACGAGGATTCGCCGTTTAAAGGCAGCATCAAACCGTCGCTGGAGAATCATACGGTGCAGGAGTTTGATAGCGAGAAAGGACTCCTGATGGCACTGGTATCCTACATACGCGAAAAAGATCCCGATATAATGTCGGGCTGGAATTTCGTAGACTTCGATATCCCCTACACTCTCGGCAGGATGAAGAACCTGAACATTCACGAGGATGCACTTTCAAGACTCCCCGGCGTTTCTTCCAGAGCTCCCGTGAGAGGCAGGGCCATATTCGACCTTCTCACAGCATACAAAAAGATGCAGGGAGCAAGGAAAGAATCATACAGGCTCGACGCAATCGGGGAAGAAGAACTCGGCGAGGGAAAGATCAGGTACAGCGGGACGATATCAGAACTCTGGATCGAAGACCCGCAGACCCTTGTCGACTATAACCTGAAGGATGTCGAACTCTGCGTCGGGATAAACAAAAAGAACGATATTATCGAGTTCTACCAGGAGATTGCAAGATATGTCGGATGCCCGCTCGACAACACAATAAATTCCTCGAACATTGTCGATATATTCGTCCTTCGAAAGGCTCACGGGAAGTACGTGCTTCCGTCGAAGGGATTTGCAAATGCAGAGGAGTTCGAGGGTGCGACTGTATTCGACCCGTCGCTCGGGGTGAAAGAGAACGTCGTTGTCCTCGACCTGAAATCCCTCTACCCGATGTGTATGATGACGATCAACGCATCGCCGGAGACCAAAGATCCTAACGGCGAACTGCATGCCCCTAACGGGATCAGGTTCAGGAAAGAGCCCGACGGTCTCACGAGGAGCATAATCAGCGATCTGCTTGCCGAAAGGGACGAAAAGAAGGCACTCAGGAATAAATACGAATACGGATCCCCCGAGTACAAACTCTACGACATCCAGCAGAACGTCATGAAGGTAATAATGAACACCTACTACGGTGTCAGCGGATATGCAAGGTTCAGGCTGTACGACAGGGAGATCGGGTCAGCCGTAACATCGGTCGGACGGGCGATAATCGAGCATACGCGAAATGTCATCGAGAAGATGGGATTCACCGTCCTCTACGGGGATACCGACAGCTGCATGATCCAGCTTCCTCCACTCGACAGGGGAGAGACCATCAACACCGCACGTGAGATCGAAGCGGAGCTCAACTCAAGTTACTCCACCTTTGCAAAGGAAGTGCTCGGGGCCGAGAAGCACTACTTCTCGATAAAATTCGAAAAGATCTACAAGCGGTTCTTTCAGGCAGGACGCAAGAAGAGATACGCGGGACACCTTGTCTGGAAAGAGGGACAGGATATTGACAAGATAGACATCGTCGGATTCGAGATGAAGAGAAGCGACTCCTCCCACATGACCAAAGTGGTCCAGCTCCACGTGATGGAGCTGATCCTGAAGGGATCCGAGATCTCAGAACTCAAGGCATATCTCAAAGAGATAATCACCGGGTACAGGAAAGGAAGATATTCACTCGATGACATCGGCGTTCCGGGAGGGATCGGCAAGGCCCTCGATGCATATGAAACCAAGGACGCCCAGGTCCGCGGTGCGATGTATTCTAATAAATATCTCGGGACTGATTTCAAGAGAGGCAGCAAACCGAAGCGTGTCTACGTCAAAAATGTCACATCGAAGTATCCCAAGACGGATGTAATATGTTTCGAGTATGCCGACCAGGTGCCCCCTGAATTCATAGTGGACTACGAGACCATGCTTGAAAAGAGCATCAAGCAGCCTATATCGAGAATTATAGAGGCTATAGGGCTGAAGTGGGATGATATCGACCCGTCGAGAACGACGCTCTTCGATTTCGGAATGTAG
- a CDS encoding RNA methyltransferase codes for MPEIEIVLCEPLYEGNIGFAARVMKNFGFYNLTLINPPDIGDEARARSSHARDVLENARHVTSLDEVIEESNILVATTGGLSKTVTHAMRMPYYEPSELRDMIKDIEGRVSIIFGRENWGLSNEEIMKCDIICTIPTSPEYPIVNISHAVGVIVYELANIPRGTYPMASRIEVDAFYDHLDRFLDTINHPDYKRENTLTMMRRIFGRTNLTIREVSTMHGILRRTEQLILGDEFEKTENDKKTSGGD; via the coding sequence ATGCCCGAGATCGAGATCGTCCTCTGCGAACCTCTCTACGAGGGGAATATCGGCTTCGCTGCCAGGGTAATGAAGAACTTCGGGTTTTACAACCTGACCCTGATCAACCCCCCGGATATCGGAGATGAGGCAAGGGCAAGGTCTTCACATGCAAGAGATGTCCTTGAAAATGCAAGGCACGTCACATCTCTTGACGAAGTGATAGAAGAGTCGAACATTCTCGTTGCAACGACCGGCGGCCTTTCAAAGACCGTCACCCATGCGATGAGGATGCCCTACTACGAGCCCTCCGAACTTCGCGACATGATAAAGGATATCGAAGGGCGGGTCTCGATAATATTCGGAAGGGAGAACTGGGGGCTCTCCAACGAAGAGATAATGAAGTGCGATATAATATGCACGATTCCCACCTCGCCGGAATATCCTATTGTAAATATCTCGCACGCAGTCGGGGTGATCGTCTACGAACTTGCAAATATTCCACGGGGGACGTACCCGATGGCGTCCCGAATCGAAGTAGATGCCTTCTACGATCATCTCGACCGCTTCCTCGATACAATTAACCACCCGGACTACAAACGTGAAAACACTCTCACGATGATGAGAAGGATCTTCGGGAGGACGAACCTGACTATCCGCGAGGTATCGACCATGCACGGCATCCTCCGGAGAACGGAGCAGTTGATCCTCGGGGACGAGTTTGAAAAAACTGAAAATGATAAGAAGACGAGCGGCGGGGATTAG
- the gatA gene encoding Asp-tRNA(Asn)/Glu-tRNA(Gln) amidotransferase subunit GatA, protein MPDIFEITCEDKNNAFITLLKSAEYEKGGILSGIPVAVKDNISTKGIETTAGSKILQGYIPPYDAHVVAMLKKEGAAIVGKTNMDEFGMGTTTENSAFGPTTNPCDPTRVPGGSSGGSAAAIASGMVPMALGSDTGGSIRCPASFCGIVGLKPTYGRVSRYGLIAYSNSLEQIGPMAKDVSGVSTLMKIISVPDEFDSTAYHNQYNHDPDPESIKGKKIGIPSEYFGEGVDERVAEKIRDAIGVLEELGAETVECSIPSMSYALAAYYVTCTSEASSNLSRFDGIRFGPKVDAKRRWHEEFRDFRGEYFGEEVIRRIMLGTFALSAGYYGKYYAKAQVAKQNVRKDFLRVLKEVDVLAGPTMPNIAYKLGEKSDPLEMYLSDILTVPANLAGVPAISVPCGKVENMPVGLQIIGKHFDDETVIDTAAAYEQEAA, encoded by the coding sequence ATGCCGGATATTTTTGAAATTACATGCGAAGATAAGAACAACGCCTTTATAACCCTCCTCAAATCCGCGGAATACGAAAAGGGCGGGATTCTCTCCGGGATACCCGTCGCCGTCAAGGACAACATATCTACAAAGGGAATCGAGACTACAGCCGGCTCGAAGATTCTTCAGGGATATATCCCGCCATACGATGCACACGTTGTCGCGATGTTGAAAAAAGAGGGCGCAGCGATCGTGGGCAAGACGAACATGGATGAATTCGGAATGGGAACGACCACCGAAAATTCGGCATTCGGCCCCACCACAAACCCCTGCGATCCGACAAGAGTGCCGGGAGGATCGTCAGGCGGAAGTGCCGCGGCCATCGCCTCGGGGATGGTTCCGATGGCTCTCGGCAGCGATACGGGAGGATCGATCAGGTGCCCTGCCTCGTTCTGCGGAATCGTAGGACTAAAGCCGACATACGGAAGAGTCTCCCGTTACGGCCTGATCGCATACTCGAATTCTCTCGAACAGATCGGCCCGATGGCAAAGGACGTTAGCGGAGTCTCAACCCTGATGAAGATAATCTCCGTCCCGGACGAATTCGATTCGACCGCATACCACAACCAGTATAACCACGATCCCGATCCTGAGAGCATCAAAGGAAAGAAGATCGGAATACCCTCGGAATATTTTGGTGAGGGCGTGGACGAGAGAGTCGCTGAAAAAATACGGGATGCCATTGGTGTCCTCGAAGAGCTCGGGGCCGAGACCGTGGAGTGCAGCATTCCCAGCATGAGCTACGCACTTGCGGCATACTATGTCACGTGCACGAGCGAGGCATCGTCGAATCTCTCAAGGTTTGACGGGATAAGATTCGGCCCGAAGGTTGATGCAAAGCGTCGCTGGCATGAAGAGTTCAGGGACTTCAGGGGCGAATACTTCGGCGAAGAGGTAATCAGGAGGATCATGCTCGGAACCTTCGCCCTCTCTGCCGGATATTACGGGAAGTATTATGCAAAAGCACAGGTTGCAAAGCAGAACGTAAGAAAAGACTTCCTCAGGGTCTTAAAGGAAGTCGACGTGCTCGCAGGGCCGACCATGCCGAATATCGCCTATAAGCTTGGCGAAAAGAGCGATCCCCTGGAGATGTACCTGAGCGACATCCTGACCGTTCCCGCAAACCTTGCAGGAGTTCCGGCGATATCGGTTCCGTGCGGAAAGGTGGAGAATATGCCGGTCGGCCTCCAGATCATCGGAAAGCACTTCGACGACGAGACGGTGATTGACACCGCAGCAGCATACGAACAGGAGGCAGCGTAA
- the gatB gene encoding Asp-tRNA(Asn)/Glu-tRNA(Gln) amidotransferase subunit GatB, translating into MSETGEQKIDVNKLKVIIGLEIHCQLNTKTKLFCGCSTDYRDSEPNSHVCPICLGLPGALPKLNRQAVIYALKVAKALNLEIPEYSEFSRKNYFYPDLPKGYQISQYDKPVAINGILSVDDDEGHEKNIRIRRIHLEEDPGRLVHKTSRDRAGYSLVDYNRSSIPLIEIVTEPDLSSPKEARRFLNKLRTTLEYLEVFDGEKEGSIRVDANISLEGHNRVECKNISSYKGVEKALTFEITRQRNMIRRGQEILMETRHFMEARGITQGSRSKEEENDYRYFPEPDLRPLKVSEWADDIELPELPDARRERFMKTYGISLNHSKTLTGDLKVADFYEKIATCDPVLTATLVADTLLGELYYRDMKITDVPPDCFKDLVVLLKDNEITDRVSVDILRMILDGIKEGKEPEMPSDMVHRLGLSKGGDDEFGDIIAKVIEANPQAVDDFKSGNTNAVNFLVGQVMKETRGRADPKAIAPKIIKHIGDME; encoded by the coding sequence ATGAGCGAAACGGGCGAACAGAAAATCGACGTGAACAAACTCAAAGTCATCATCGGACTTGAGATTCACTGCCAGCTCAATACTAAGACCAAGCTGTTCTGCGGATGCTCGACCGATTACAGGGACAGCGAACCCAATTCCCATGTATGCCCGATATGCCTGGGCCTTCCCGGAGCGCTGCCCAAACTCAACAGGCAGGCTGTAATATACGCCCTAAAGGTTGCCAAGGCGCTCAACCTCGAGATCCCTGAATACTCGGAATTTTCAAGGAAGAACTACTTCTATCCGGACCTCCCGAAGGGCTACCAGATCAGCCAGTACGACAAGCCGGTCGCGATCAACGGCATTCTCTCGGTGGACGACGACGAAGGGCACGAGAAAAATATCCGCATCAGGAGGATACACCTCGAAGAGGATCCCGGGAGACTTGTCCATAAAACCAGCAGGGATCGTGCGGGATATTCGCTCGTCGATTACAACCGTTCTTCCATTCCGCTGATCGAGATCGTCACCGAACCCGATCTTTCATCTCCGAAGGAGGCACGCCGCTTCCTGAACAAACTCAGGACGACGCTCGAATACCTCGAAGTCTTTGACGGAGAAAAGGAAGGATCCATCAGGGTCGATGCGAACATCTCGCTCGAAGGACACAACAGGGTTGAATGCAAGAACATCTCATCTTACAAAGGTGTTGAAAAGGCGCTCACCTTCGAGATAACAAGACAGAGGAACATGATCCGCAGGGGCCAGGAGATCCTGATGGAGACCCGTCACTTCATGGAGGCACGAGGAATCACCCAGGGATCGAGATCAAAAGAGGAGGAGAACGATTACCGCTACTTCCCCGAACCAGATCTCAGGCCCCTTAAGGTCAGTGAATGGGCCGACGACATCGAGCTTCCCGAACTGCCGGACGCACGCCGCGAGCGGTTCATGAAAACATACGGGATCTCGCTCAACCACTCGAAGACCCTTACAGGAGATCTCAAAGTCGCCGACTTCTATGAGAAGATCGCAACATGCGACCCGGTTCTTACTGCGACCCTTGTCGCAGACACGCTTCTCGGGGAGCTTTACTACAGGGACATGAAGATAACTGATGTGCCTCCCGACTGCTTCAAAGATCTCGTTGTCCTGCTGAAAGACAACGAGATTACAGACAGGGTCTCGGTGGATATCCTCCGCATGATCCTTGACGGGATAAAGGAAGGAAAAGAGCCGGAGATGCCTTCGGATATGGTGCACCGCCTGGGCCTGTCAAAAGGTGGCGATGATGAATTCGGGGATATCATCGCAAAAGTCATCGAAGCCAACCCGCAGGCTGTGGACGATTTCAAATCAGGCAACACAAACGCAGTCAACTTCCTTGTAGGCCAGGTAATGAAAGAGACAAGAGGCCGGGCCGATCCCAAGGCGATTGCACCGAAAATCATAAAGCATATCGGGGATATGGAGTAG
- a CDS encoding asparagine synthase C-terminal domain-containing protein, with protein MSIKITGWMEHGGKILSNEEIMNVTRGDSPLLCSCGGEFYLEWDDCRARDHLGIIPGDCPPGKIVCNGKDVCSICPEIPDLSLDDAIIQSIRLRSDEGVVAFSGGVDSALVAAISGRPAVTVGISGCHDIIHSKEVAELAGLKSHTICEIEPDEIEPVLKKVLRVIPRKTPLDASIAATLFFVARWASENGHKRVLAGQGADELFGGYARYLEPGDPAEKLKTDFESLAVQSKRDQAVASIHGTYVSCPYLDMRVVRASKALPPGGMVRDGIRKYPLRAVAASHMPEEAAFYSKKAMQYGSGVWKEIQRLARKNGYKNSVQRYIDQLINQINP; from the coding sequence ATGAGCATTAAGATTACGGGATGGATGGAGCACGGGGGAAAGATCCTCTCGAACGAAGAGATCATGAACGTGACCAGGGGAGACTCACCTCTTCTTTGCAGTTGTGGCGGCGAATTTTACCTTGAATGGGACGACTGCCGGGCGAGGGATCATCTCGGCATCATTCCCGGAGATTGTCCGCCGGGAAAGATCGTGTGCAACGGAAAGGATGTCTGCAGCATCTGCCCGGAGATCCCGGATCTCAGTCTTGACGATGCAATAATACAGTCCATCCGGCTCAGGAGCGATGAAGGCGTTGTGGCCTTCTCGGGCGGTGTAGATTCTGCGCTTGTCGCGGCGATCTCCGGAAGGCCGGCAGTAACTGTAGGCATCAGCGGCTGCCACGACATCATTCATTCGAAAGAGGTTGCAGAGCTGGCAGGACTGAAATCTCATACGATCTGTGAGATTGAACCCGACGAGATAGAACCGGTGTTGAAAAAGGTTCTCAGGGTAATCCCGAGGAAGACACCGCTCGACGCATCGATCGCGGCCACGCTCTTCTTTGTTGCAAGGTGGGCGTCCGAAAACGGGCATAAGAGAGTACTTGCAGGGCAGGGTGCCGATGAACTGTTCGGCGGCTACGCCCGCTATCTCGAGCCCGGCGATCCTGCCGAAAAGCTGAAAACGGATTTCGAAAGCCTCGCTGTTCAGTCCAAACGAGATCAGGCGGTTGCCTCGATTCACGGTACATATGTCTCGTGCCCGTACCTTGACATGAGAGTGGTGCGCGCTTCAAAGGCACTACCACCAGGCGGAATGGTCCGTGATGGTATCCGAAAATACCCCCTGAGAGCGGTCGCAGCATCGCATATGCCCGAAGAAGCAGCCTTTTACAGCAAGAAAGCGATGCAATACGGGAGCGGAGTGTGGAAAGAAATCCAGAGACTTGCACGTAAAAACGGTTATAAAAATTCGGTGCAACGGTACATAGATCAATTGATTAATCAAATTAATCCCTGA